The Actinomycetota bacterium genome has a segment encoding these proteins:
- the atpE gene encoding F0F1 ATP synthase subunit C codes for MEALVPGLVAIGKGLAYGLAAIGPGIGIGVVAGKAVEAMARQPEMAGRLQTTMFIGVAFTEALALLGFVLTFLL; via the coding sequence GTGGAAGCTCTCGTCCCCGGTCTCGTCGCCATCGGCAAGGGTCTCGCGTACGGCCTCGCGGCCATCGGCCCCGGCATCGGCATCGGCGTTGTCGCCGGCAAGGCCGTCGAGGCCATGGCCCGCCAGCCTGAGATGGCCGGCCGCCTGCAGACCACCATGTTCATCGGCGTGGCGTTCACCGAGGCGCTCGCGCTGCTCGGCTTCGTCCTGACCTTCCTGCTGTAG